GCGGCGTCCATACCCGCCTGGTATTTGTTGAGCACTGTCTCAAGGTGCCTACCCCTGAGCAGAAGTGCCACTATGTAGATGCTGACGAAAATGAGGATGCCGGCGATGGTGAAGAGCAGGGCTCGTCTTCCGGGACCCAGAGCGGGGCCTGCGACGATGCAGAGAAGGCAGGATATAAGAGAGAGGGCCAGACCGGTGGAGACGATCTGCCTCAGCTTGATTGTGGGGGTCACGCTTCTGACCATGAAAACCTCTCCGGAAGGATACGCCCCCCTCGCCCTCTTCCCGGTCAGGATTTTTGGCAATAAAAAAAGCCGGGGCCGTATATCTGGTGATATTTCGGCGACCCGGCTGTCTGCGTGAGACCCTGTAGGCTTTCCGTCCCGTCCTCGCGGACTGTTTAGTATTTTCGTATATCAGTTGTAGGATGAATTAGCAGCTGAAGTATCAACAAAGTGAAACGATGTCAATAAAAAAGAAATCACGCACTCTCGGTGCCAGGAAAAGAGGGTGGGGGCAGGCTTTGCAATTGGTGATTTGCCGGATGGCGAAATGCGTAAATGCAAAGCCTGACCCCGGGCCGCTGGCTCAGGTGCGGGGGCGCTGCCGGAGACGTTCAGCTTCGCCATCTCCGGTTGCAGCAAGTCGATCTGGAGGCGACGGAGTTGCCGACCACCTTCACCGCTTGTCGTACTCGTCATGGCGGCGCCACCAGACCCCCGCATCCTCGTTACGCCCTTTGGGGGCGCGATCAAGCCATTGATACATCCCCCACAGAATGTCCACGCCGCGGGCATAGGCAGAATAGGTGTGGTAGACGACGCCGTCTTCAAGCGCGAACGCACTCATCCCCGGCCTCTCTCGCAGGTAGGCGGGTGCGTCGATCCCGCACATGGCTGCAAATTTGGCCTCGGCATCCTCGCCTCCACCGTCTTCGCCTTGGCGCCACTGCTGCACCGGTTCGCGAGTGAAATTGTATTCCATCCCCTCGCGCTGCTGCTCCTCCGTGTAGGAGGCGCAGAAGTCGAAATTGAAGTCGCCGTCTTGTGACGACGCCCAGGGAAACGTCCATCCCATCCGG
The DNA window shown above is from Geomonas sp. RF6 and carries:
- a CDS encoding DUF899 domain-containing protein, translated to MTVTKHRTGTREEWLAARLELLKAEKELTHRSDELARRRQELPWVPIGKEYRFETDEGTSSLADLFRGRSQLIVYHFMFGPDYTAGCPSCSAIADGFNGFVVHLANHDVMLWAVSRAPLVKLQTYKRRMGWTFPWASSQDGDFNFDFCASYTEEQQREGMEYNFTREPVQQWRQGEDGGGEDAEAKFAAMCGIDAPAYLRERPGMSAFALEDGVVYHTYSAYARGVDILWGMYQWLDRAPKGRNEDAGVWWRRHDEYDKR